From a region of the Bradyrhizobium diazoefficiens genome:
- a CDS encoding DUF6496 domain-containing protein, translating to MPRQEVIRKAKRDKRAGKSASTQAGEFVKDEIDKIRKGKHGARSTKQAIAIGLSEARRAGVDLPPPRKGRTKKATRRSAKYAYEAGQGKRTPKRRPKVSRAVKNVLKKESRSTASRSALSKQGKRAASRRTAASRSAAARKASHTKGAKGRSAAAKKAARTRARRRS from the coding sequence ATGCCGAGACAGGAAGTGATCCGCAAAGCGAAACGAGACAAGCGCGCCGGCAAATCGGCGAGCACGCAGGCCGGCGAGTTCGTCAAGGACGAGATCGACAAGATCCGCAAAGGCAAGCACGGCGCACGCTCGACCAAGCAGGCCATTGCCATCGGTCTTTCCGAGGCGCGCCGCGCCGGCGTCGATCTGCCGCCGCCGCGCAAGGGACGCACCAAGAAGGCGACGCGCCGCAGCGCCAAATATGCCTATGAGGCGGGCCAGGGCAAGCGCACCCCGAAGCGCCGGCCGAAGGTATCGCGCGCCGTCAAGAACGTCCTGAAGAAGGAGTCGCGTTCGACGGCGTCGCGCAGCGCGCTGTCGAAACAGGGCAAGCGTGCTGCGAGCCGGCGAACCGCGGCATCTCGCTCGGCCGCCGCACGAAAGGCGAGCCATACCAAGGGCGCCAAGGGCCGCTCCGCTGCCGCCAAGAAGGCAGCGCGCACCAGGGCGCGGCGCCGGAGCTGA
- a CDS encoding alpha/beta hydrolase: MKLSVNGTEVFVATGGRDFDKSLPTVVFIHGAGFDHSTWALHTRWFAHHGFGVLAPDMPGHGRSAGPALGSIAAMADWTAALLDAAGTATAQLIGHSMGSLIALETAARHPDKVSALSLIGTAATMTVGPDLLKAAEANSQDANDMVAIWGLGFNAELGGSLAPGLWMHGGAQAVLKNCEPGVLFRDLSACNAYANALTAAASVKVPTTLILGERDMMTPAKAGKALAAAIPHAKTVTVAGAGHMIMAERPDELLAALKG; encoded by the coding sequence ATGAAGCTCTCCGTCAACGGCACTGAGGTGTTCGTCGCAACCGGCGGCCGCGACTTCGACAAGTCGCTGCCCACCGTCGTATTCATCCACGGCGCCGGCTTCGACCATTCGACCTGGGCGCTGCATACACGCTGGTTCGCCCATCACGGTTTTGGCGTGCTGGCGCCTGATATGCCCGGCCACGGCCGCTCGGCCGGACCTGCGCTTGGCAGTATCGCCGCGATGGCCGACTGGACCGCGGCGCTGCTCGATGCGGCAGGAACCGCGACGGCGCAACTGATCGGCCATTCCATGGGATCGCTGATCGCGCTGGAGACCGCCGCGCGGCATCCGGACAAGGTCTCCGCGCTGAGCCTGATCGGCACTGCGGCGACCATGACGGTCGGCCCGGACCTGCTCAAGGCCGCCGAGGCCAACTCGCAGGATGCAAACGACATGGTCGCGATCTGGGGCCTCGGCTTCAACGCCGAGCTTGGCGGCAGCCTGGCGCCGGGCCTGTGGATGCATGGCGGCGCGCAGGCCGTGTTGAAGAATTGCGAACCAGGCGTGCTGTTCAGGGATTTGTCGGCCTGCAATGCCTACGCGAATGCGCTCACCGCTGCCGCGAGCGTGAAGGTCCCGACCACGTTGATTCTCGGCGAGCGGGACATGATGACCCCGGCGAAGGCGGGCAAGGCGCTCGCGGCCGCGATCCCGCACGCGAAAACCGTGACGGTGGCCGGCGCCGGGCACATGATCATGGCCGAGCGGCCGGATGAGCTGCTTGCAGCGTTGAAAGGCTGA
- a CDS encoding O-acetylhomoserine aminocarboxypropyltransferase, translating to MPAPKPPAFETLSLHAGQHPDPVTGARAVPIYQTTSYVFQDSDHAAALFNLERAGHIYTRISNPTTGVLEERLAALEGGVGAICTASGMAALHLAIATLLSAGDHIVASSSLYGGTINLLAHTLPRFGITTSFVKPRDLEAFRAAIQPNTKLVIGETIGNPGLEVLDIPKVAEIAHDAKIPLLIDNTFATPYLSRPIELGADIVMHSATKWIGGHGIAIGGAIVDGGRFDWRGSGKFGVLTEPYGGYHGIVFDEQFGTAAFIMRARTEGLRDFGACLSPTNAFQLLQGVETLGVRMDRHMQNTHLVLEALTSNKAVDWVLHPSLETHTDYQLARQLLPRGAGSIISFGIKGGRPAGRKFIEQLRMISHLANVGDAKTLVIHPASTTHQQMDAGQLKAAGIGEELVRLSIGIETASDIIDDLAQALRISQKV from the coding sequence ATGCCCGCGCCAAAACCGCCTGCCTTCGAGACCCTGAGCCTGCATGCGGGCCAGCACCCGGATCCCGTGACCGGGGCCCGGGCGGTGCCGATCTACCAGACCACGTCCTACGTGTTCCAGGATTCCGATCACGCGGCGGCGCTGTTCAATCTCGAACGCGCCGGCCACATCTATACGCGCATCTCCAATCCGACCACCGGCGTGCTGGAGGAGCGGCTCGCGGCGCTGGAAGGCGGGGTCGGCGCGATCTGCACGGCGAGCGGCATGGCCGCGCTGCATCTGGCGATCGCGACGCTGCTGAGCGCCGGCGACCACATCGTGGCCTCGAGCTCGCTCTATGGCGGCACCATCAACCTCCTGGCGCACACGCTGCCGCGCTTCGGCATCACCACCAGCTTCGTCAAGCCGCGCGACCTCGAGGCGTTCCGCGCGGCGATCCAGCCGAACACGAAGCTGGTGATCGGCGAGACCATCGGCAATCCCGGGCTTGAAGTGCTCGATATCCCGAAGGTCGCAGAAATCGCCCATGACGCAAAAATCCCGCTGCTGATCGACAACACTTTTGCCACGCCCTATCTCAGCCGGCCGATCGAGCTCGGTGCCGACATCGTGATGCACTCGGCGACCAAATGGATCGGCGGCCACGGCATCGCGATCGGCGGCGCCATCGTCGATGGCGGCCGCTTCGACTGGCGCGGCTCCGGCAAGTTCGGCGTGCTGACCGAGCCCTATGGCGGCTATCACGGCATCGTCTTCGACGAGCAGTTCGGCACGGCGGCCTTCATCATGCGCGCGCGCACCGAAGGCCTGCGCGATTTCGGCGCCTGCCTGTCGCCGACCAATGCGTTTCAGCTCCTGCAGGGCGTGGAAACGCTGGGCGTGCGCATGGACCGGCATATGCAGAACACACATCTGGTGCTGGAAGCCCTGACGTCCAACAAGGCCGTCGACTGGGTGCTGCATCCGTCGCTGGAAACGCACACGGACTATCAGCTCGCCAGGCAATTGCTGCCGCGCGGCGCCGGCTCGATCATCTCCTTCGGCATCAAGGGCGGGCGGCCCGCCGGTCGCAAATTCATCGAGCAGCTACGCATGATCAGCCATCTCGCCAATGTCGGCGACGCCAAGACGCTAGTGATTCACCCCGCCTCGACCACGCATCAGCAGATGGATGCCGGGCAGCTCAAGGCGGCCGGCATCGGTGAGGAGCTGGTGCGCCTGTCGATCGGCATCGAGACGGCAAGCGACATCATCGACGATCTCGCCCAGGCGCTGCGCATCTCGCAAAAGGTTTAA
- a CDS encoding MltR family transcriptional regulator, producing the protein MAWVKSNPNEILKDFPNMQDYLPYLEELGKESPRGKVLISTGFMEQVLKEILCAFLVEGKVAEELFEGGNAPLGTFSARAKLAFTLGLVSEKEFQDLELIRKIRNEFAHNVKASFDDPAIVARRRSLQHKVPDHPDRPMRPEEQFTTASTGLLLNIINRPAHVSKKRRSYGNWNR; encoded by the coding sequence ATGGCGTGGGTGAAGAGCAACCCAAATGAAATCCTGAAAGATTTCCCCAACATGCAGGATTATCTCCCTTACCTCGAAGAGCTGGGCAAAGAGAGCCCGCGGGGTAAGGTCCTGATCTCGACGGGATTCATGGAGCAAGTGCTCAAGGAGATTCTGTGCGCCTTTCTGGTTGAGGGGAAAGTTGCCGAAGAACTGTTCGAAGGCGGCAATGCGCCACTCGGAACGTTTTCCGCTCGCGCAAAGCTCGCCTTCACGCTAGGCCTAGTTTCCGAGAAGGAATTTCAGGATCTGGAGCTGATCCGAAAGATTCGCAACGAGTTCGCCCATAACGTTAAAGCGTCGTTCGACGATCCGGCCATCGTCGCGCGGCGCAGGAGTCTTCAGCACAAGGTGCCTGACCATCCAGACAGGCCCATGCGACCGGAGGAACAGTTCACAACGGCTTCAACAGGACTGTTGCTGAACATCATAAACCGACCAGCCCATGTGAGTAAGAAGCGTCGCTCCTACGGCAACTGGAATCGTTGA
- a CDS encoding IclR family transcriptional regulator, which produces MDKPRVARNAMAPRQGAQAIRRALAVLRILAAGREDGVPLAEVVRATGLTRPTVHRIIHVLIEEGIVERHDRTGLYAIGNQVPELALARPRPSRLLIAANPSLQRASSEIGDTLFLTVRTGNDTLCVDRRIGVYPIQVLSIEVGARRPLGVSSAGVAILAAMPAQDARKIVAANEKRFEAYQTDVAAVMGQVIAARRRGYNMREIGLVQGTKSISTWIKSPDGQPAAAITVSAVRTRLGPRREQEVAEILLREARIIEQAIRDN; this is translated from the coding sequence ATGGACAAACCCAGAGTGGCCCGCAACGCGATGGCACCACGGCAGGGCGCGCAGGCGATTCGGCGTGCGCTCGCGGTGCTGCGGATTCTCGCTGCAGGGCGTGAGGATGGTGTGCCGCTGGCAGAGGTGGTGCGGGCGACCGGCCTCACCCGCCCGACCGTCCATCGGATCATCCATGTGCTGATCGAGGAAGGCATCGTCGAACGGCACGACAGAACCGGCCTTTACGCGATCGGCAACCAGGTGCCGGAGCTGGCGCTCGCACGGCCACGGCCGTCGCGGCTGCTGATCGCCGCCAATCCGTCGCTGCAACGCGCCTCCAGCGAGATCGGCGACACGCTGTTCCTGACGGTGCGGACCGGCAACGACACGCTGTGCGTCGATCGCAGGATCGGCGTCTATCCGATCCAGGTGCTGTCGATCGAAGTCGGTGCGCGCCGGCCGCTCGGCGTCTCCAGTGCAGGCGTTGCGATCCTCGCCGCGATGCCGGCGCAGGACGCGCGGAAGATCGTCGCGGCCAACGAAAAGAGGTTCGAGGCCTACCAGACTGACGTCGCCGCCGTGATGGGCCAGGTCATTGCGGCGCGGCGGCGGGGCTACAACATGCGAGAGATCGGCCTCGTGCAGGGCACGAAGTCGATCTCGACCTGGATCAAAAGCCCGGACGGGCAGCCGGCCGCGGCGATCACGGTCTCCGCCGTTCGAACGAGGCTCGGCCCCCGCCGCGAGCAGGAGGTTGCGGAAATTCTGCTGCGGGAGGCACGCATCATCGAGCAGGCCATACGTGATAATTAG
- a CDS encoding tripartite tricarboxylate transporter substrate binding protein, producing the protein MRLIWIAIAAAAAMLAGPASGEQWPARNVKLIVPYPAGGNVDSAARIVADKLQEKLGQAFIIENKAGAGGMIAGEAFAKSAPDGYTLFVGANGPVLFATEINKRDAYNWKKDFMPISTISMTPLVLEVHPSVQATTFKEFIDLAKREPGKLTMASPGPGTTNHLLSELMQSNLGLQWVTVHYRGNAPAINDLLGGQVQFAFDQLTVSLQHIKAGLFRALAVTSPHRLKSLPDVPTFAELGYKDFDGQTFTGLFAPAGTPAPVIDKLHATLAAILKDPAVVDKFEKLGGEAVAMTPDEFRAYLEREDAKWIPVVRKANIAAH; encoded by the coding sequence ATGAGATTAATCTGGATTGCCATAGCCGCCGCAGCCGCGATGCTGGCGGGGCCCGCATCGGGCGAGCAATGGCCGGCGCGCAATGTCAAGCTGATCGTGCCCTATCCGGCCGGCGGCAATGTCGACAGCGCCGCGCGCATCGTCGCCGACAAGCTGCAGGAAAAGCTCGGCCAGGCCTTCATCATCGAGAACAAGGCCGGCGCCGGCGGCATGATCGCGGGCGAAGCTTTCGCGAAATCCGCGCCTGACGGCTACACGCTGTTCGTCGGCGCCAACGGCCCGGTGCTGTTCGCGACCGAGATCAACAAGCGCGACGCTTACAACTGGAAGAAGGACTTCATGCCGATCTCGACGATCTCGATGACGCCGCTGGTGCTCGAGGTCCATCCGTCGGTGCAGGCGACCACCTTCAAGGAGTTCATCGACCTCGCCAAGCGCGAGCCCGGCAAGCTGACGATGGCCTCGCCCGGCCCCGGCACCACCAACCATCTGCTGAGCGAGCTGATGCAGTCGAACCTCGGCCTGCAATGGGTCACCGTGCACTATCGCGGCAACGCGCCGGCGATCAACGACCTGCTCGGCGGGCAGGTGCAGTTCGCGTTCGACCAGCTCACGGTCAGCCTCCAGCACATCAAGGCCGGCCTGTTCCGCGCGCTGGCCGTCACCAGCCCGCACCGCCTGAAGTCGCTGCCCGACGTGCCGACCTTCGCCGAACTCGGCTACAAGGATTTCGACGGCCAGACCTTCACCGGCCTGTTCGCGCCCGCGGGCACGCCGGCGCCTGTCATCGACAAGCTGCATGCGACGCTGGCCGCGATCCTGAAGGATCCCGCCGTGGTCGACAAGTTCGAGAAGCTTGGCGGCGAAGCCGTCGCGATGACGCCGGACGAGTTCAGGGCTTATCTCGAGCGCGAGGATGCCAAGTGGATCCCGGTGGTGCGCAAGGCCAACATCGCGGCCCACTGA
- a CDS encoding flavin reductase family protein: protein MRIDPTELGAERIYRLMTGIVVPRPIAWVTSLSRSGVLNLAPFSAFTFVSQKPPMLAISVGRKGADYKDTAHNILDTEEYVIHIADTPLMPAVHDSSVEHPPEISEVEHLGLETLASERIKVPRLAAAPVAMECRFRQCLEFGEARSRLIVGEVIMFHLRDGLVSDGKVETSALDPIARIGGPRYARLGEIVTLKTVFQTPKSTD from the coding sequence ATGCGGATCGATCCCACCGAGCTCGGCGCCGAGCGCATCTACCGGCTGATGACCGGCATCGTGGTGCCGCGCCCGATCGCCTGGGTGACCAGCCTGTCGCGAAGCGGCGTGCTCAACCTCGCCCCGTTCAGCGCCTTCACCTTCGTCTCGCAGAAACCGCCGATGCTCGCCATCAGCGTCGGCCGCAAGGGCGCCGACTACAAAGATACCGCGCACAACATCCTCGATACCGAGGAGTACGTCATCCATATCGCCGATACCCCGCTGATGCCGGCGGTGCACGACAGCTCGGTCGAGCATCCCCCTGAAATCAGCGAGGTCGAGCATCTCGGCCTGGAAACGCTCGCCAGCGAGCGCATCAAGGTGCCGCGGCTCGCCGCGGCGCCGGTCGCGATGGAATGCCGCTTCCGCCAGTGCCTCGAATTCGGCGAGGCCAGGAGCCGGCTCATCGTCGGCGAGGTCATCATGTTCCACCTGCGCGACGGCCTCGTGAGCGACGGCAAGGTCGAGACCTCCGCGCTCGACCCGATCGCCCGCATCGGCGGTCCCCGCTATGCCCGGCTCGGCGAGATCGTGACGCTGAAGACCGTCTTTCAGACTCCCAAATCGACCGATTGA
- a CDS encoding fumarylacetoacetate hydrolase family protein has product MRLVTYLVDGEPRYGTAVEGGVVDLTRRIGRDFSDVKALIAANALADAQEAAAGAKPDYALEKLVLLPPVLAPEKLWCIGVNYAERNAEYRDNSDLPKYPSLFVRSMSSMTGSGQPLEKPKVSDQLDYEGELVIVIGQGGRHIPREKAWSHIFGMTLCNEGTIRDWLRHGKFNVTQGKNFDRSGSIGPWIVTADELDPRGPHDIVTRVNGEVRQQDTTERLMFPFDFLISYLSTFATLKPGDMIVTGTPTGAGARFDPPRWLKVGDVVEVGSSRIGVLRNTVAAEQ; this is encoded by the coding sequence ATGCGACTTGTGACCTATCTGGTGGACGGAGAGCCGCGCTATGGCACGGCGGTCGAAGGCGGTGTCGTCGACCTGACCCGACGGATCGGCCGCGACTTCTCCGACGTGAAGGCGCTGATCGCAGCCAACGCGCTCGCCGATGCGCAGGAAGCGGCGGCCGGCGCGAAGCCTGACTATGCGCTGGAAAAACTCGTCCTGCTGCCGCCGGTGCTGGCGCCGGAAAAGCTCTGGTGCATCGGCGTCAACTACGCCGAGCGCAATGCCGAATACAGGGACAATTCGGACCTGCCAAAATATCCGAGCCTGTTCGTGCGCAGCATGTCGTCAATGACCGGCTCCGGCCAGCCGCTGGAGAAGCCCAAAGTTTCCGACCAGCTCGACTACGAGGGCGAACTCGTCATCGTGATCGGCCAGGGCGGCCGTCATATCCCGCGCGAAAAGGCGTGGTCGCACATCTTCGGCATGACGCTGTGCAACGAGGGTACGATCCGCGACTGGCTGCGTCACGGCAAGTTCAATGTCACGCAAGGCAAGAATTTCGATCGTTCCGGCAGCATCGGCCCGTGGATCGTCACCGCGGACGAACTCGACCCGCGCGGTCCGCACGACATCGTCACCCGCGTCAACGGCGAGGTGCGGCAGCAGGACACCACCGAGCGGCTGATGTTCCCGTTCGACTTCCTGATCTCCTATCTCTCCACCTTTGCGACACTGAAGCCCGGCGACATGATCGTGACGGGCACGCCGACCGGCGCCGGCGCCCGCTTCGATCCGCCGCGTTGGCTGAAGGTGGGCGACGTCGTCGAGGTCGGGTCGAGCCGCATCGGCGTGCTGCGCAACACCGTGGCCGCGGAGCAATAG
- the hpaH gene encoding 2-oxo-hept-4-ene-1,7-dioate hydratase: protein MLDAATIERLAARLDEAERTKALIPMFSKEYPDFSIEDAYAVQRAWTRLQLDRGRIIKGHKIGLTSKAMQNAVGIAEPDYGVLFADMFYADATPIPFDRFHAPRIEVELAFVLKAPLRGPDCTIFDVLNATDYVTPALEILETRMHRVDPETGKMRKVVDTISDNAANAALVLGGRPFRPLDADLRWIGALLFRNGEVEETGLAAGVLNHPASGIAWLANRLAPHDEHLAVGEVVLAGSFTRPVDIRRGDTFHADYGAFGSVSCQFV from the coding sequence ATGCTGGATGCCGCCACGATCGAACGCCTTGCCGCGCGCCTCGACGAGGCCGAGCGTACCAAGGCGCTGATCCCGATGTTCTCGAAGGAGTATCCGGACTTCAGCATCGAGGACGCCTACGCGGTCCAGCGCGCCTGGACCAGGCTTCAGCTTGACCGCGGCCGCATCATCAAGGGCCACAAGATCGGCCTGACCTCGAAGGCGATGCAGAACGCGGTCGGCATCGCCGAGCCCGATTACGGCGTGCTGTTCGCCGACATGTTCTATGCCGATGCGACGCCGATTCCGTTCGATCGTTTCCACGCGCCGCGCATCGAAGTCGAGCTCGCCTTCGTGCTGAAGGCGCCGCTGCGCGGGCCGGACTGCACCATCTTCGATGTGCTCAACGCCACCGACTACGTCACGCCGGCACTGGAGATTTTGGAGACGCGCATGCATCGCGTCGATCCCGAGACCGGCAAGATGCGCAAAGTCGTGGACACGATCTCGGACAACGCGGCGAATGCCGCGTTGGTGCTCGGCGGCCGGCCGTTCCGCCCCCTCGATGCGGATCTGCGCTGGATCGGCGCGCTGCTGTTCCGCAACGGCGAGGTTGAAGAGACCGGGCTTGCGGCCGGCGTGCTCAATCACCCCGCGAGCGGCATCGCCTGGCTTGCCAACCGCCTCGCCCCGCATGACGAGCATCTCGCCGTCGGCGAGGTGGTGCTGGCGGGATCGTTCACGCGTCCGGTCGACATCCGCCGCGGCGACACGTTTCATGCCGATTACGGCGCGTTCGGCTCGGTGTCGTGCCAATTCGTCTGA
- a CDS encoding RidA family protein produces the protein MNGHTRRRSIHIGGFKHANPIPNACRIGNLVMSGVILGRDAAGVMPEGLDAQCANMFAHMKATVEAAGGTTDDIIKMTVWLKDRAQRGPVNFEWLKMFPDEHSRPARHALPMDNMDGGALVQCDFTAVID, from the coding sequence ATGAACGGTCACACGCGGCGCAGGAGCATCCATATCGGCGGCTTCAAGCATGCCAACCCGATCCCGAACGCCTGCCGCATCGGCAATCTCGTAATGTCGGGTGTCATCCTCGGCCGCGATGCGGCCGGCGTCATGCCGGAGGGGCTCGACGCGCAATGCGCCAACATGTTCGCGCATATGAAGGCGACGGTGGAAGCGGCCGGCGGCACCACCGACGACATCATCAAGATGACGGTGTGGCTCAAGGACCGCGCGCAGCGCGGCCCCGTCAATTTCGAGTGGCTGAAGATGTTTCCGGACGAGCATTCGCGCCCGGCGCGCCACGCGCTGCCGATGGACAACATGGACGGCGGCGCGCTGGTGCAGTGCGACTTCACCGCCGTGATCGACTGA
- a CDS encoding amidohydrolase family protein, which produces MPTYQPFDPNPRRPVKAPPPKTVDSQFHVLGPVERYPERPGAAYRMPSATWEAALRMHKALGIERGIIVQTTTYGADHAVVLDGLAAMGPNYRGCANALVFAEASDSYLAKLHDAGVRGARFSFRQELGAVLSDADFARAIARIRELGWYVKIQPEKDGIVSSVAKYENLDVPVLIDHMARPDPEAGRNDPNLRKMLELLARGNFWVMLSLGEKTSKAGAPYEDVIPIARAYIEAAVDRCVWASDWPHPVSVKQPPNDADLLELMYRYAPDQAELEKILVHNPAKLFGFAD; this is translated from the coding sequence ATGCCGACCTATCAGCCGTTCGATCCCAATCCGCGCCGCCCGGTCAAGGCGCCGCCGCCAAAGACCGTCGACAGCCAGTTTCACGTGCTCGGGCCCGTCGAGAGATATCCGGAACGCCCCGGTGCGGCCTATCGGATGCCGAGCGCAACCTGGGAAGCGGCGCTGCGCATGCACAAGGCGCTCGGCATCGAGCGCGGCATCATCGTGCAGACCACGACCTACGGCGCCGACCACGCCGTCGTGCTCGACGGCCTCGCTGCGATGGGCCCGAACTATCGCGGCTGCGCCAATGCGCTGGTGTTCGCGGAGGCGAGCGACTCCTATCTTGCCAAGCTGCATGATGCCGGCGTGCGCGGCGCACGCTTCAGCTTCCGGCAGGAGCTCGGCGCCGTGCTGTCGGACGCCGATTTCGCCCGCGCCATCGCCCGCATTCGCGAGCTCGGCTGGTATGTCAAGATCCAGCCCGAGAAGGACGGCATCGTCTCCAGCGTCGCCAAGTACGAAAATCTCGACGTCCCTGTGCTGATCGATCACATGGCGCGCCCGGACCCCGAGGCCGGCAGGAACGATCCGAACCTGCGCAAGATGCTCGAGCTGCTCGCCAGGGGCAATTTCTGGGTCATGCTCTCTCTTGGCGAGAAGACCTCGAAGGCGGGCGCTCCTTATGAAGACGTAATCCCGATCGCGCGCGCCTATATCGAGGCGGCCGTCGACCGCTGCGTCTGGGCCAGCGACTGGCCGCACCCGGTCTCCGTCAAGCAGCCGCCGAACGACGCCGATCTGCTCGAGCTGATGTACCGCTACGCGCCGGATCAGGCGGAGCTGG